Proteins encoded together in one Papaver somniferum cultivar HN1 unplaced genomic scaffold, ASM357369v1 unplaced-scaffold_117, whole genome shotgun sequence window:
- the LOC113329746 gene encoding cytochrome P450 71B11-like gives MNSSANVKIGGYDIPSNTGKFINIWAIQRDPNTWKKQRSSIQKDLDPIDFKGQDFEFIQFGSGRRGRPGVSFGLAVVELLVANLLYRFDWKLPGGASCEDLDMTEDFGMGAVCNSRNEAIV, from the exons ATGAATTCCTCTGCCAATGTCAAAATAGGAGGTTATGATATCCCATCAAATACAGGGAAATTCATCAATATTTGGGCAATTCAGAGGGATCCAAATACTTGGAAAAAACAGAGGAGTTCTATCCAGAAAGATTTGGACCCTATTGATTTCAAGGGTCAAGATTTTGAATTCATCCAATTTGGATCTGGAAGAAGAGGGCGCCCTGGAGTGTCATTTGGTCTTGCAGTGGTGGAACTTCTAGTTGCGAATCTCTTGTACCGGTTTGACTGGAAATTGCCAGGTGGTGCTTCATGTGAGGATCTAGACATGACTGAAGATTTTGGGATGG GAGCAGTTTGTAACTCAAGAAATGAAGCTATAGTATAG